In the Pseudothauera hydrothermalis genome, one interval contains:
- a CDS encoding SDR family NAD(P)-dependent oxidoreductase — MNSIAIVTGAGSGIGAALTAQLVARGMTVLAIGRRAALLDALAARHPGQVEPLAVDLSTEEAPAAVRAALGDRPLHYLVHNAAVLGPTGPLAGVARAAFRQHWETNLAAPLFLTQALLPSMAAGARILHVSSGAAHRPLVGWGPYCIAKSALHMLYQCWREELRARHILVGSARPGVVDTPMQAEIRALDEATFPEVDTFRKLKDNGQLSSPDTVGRFLTWLLLEADAEQFCAQENDIRDAALARRWQGG; from the coding sequence TTGAATTCGATCGCTATCGTCACCGGCGCCGGCAGCGGCATTGGCGCCGCGCTCACCGCGCAACTGGTGGCGCGCGGCATGACCGTGCTGGCCATCGGCCGGCGCGCTGCACTGCTCGATGCGCTGGCCGCACGCCATCCGGGCCAGGTCGAGCCGCTGGCGGTCGACCTCAGCACCGAGGAGGCACCGGCCGCAGTGCGCGCCGCGCTCGGCGACCGCCCCCTGCACTACTTGGTACACAACGCAGCCGTGCTCGGGCCGACCGGTCCACTGGCCGGCGTGGCGCGTGCCGCCTTCCGCCAGCATTGGGAGACCAACCTTGCCGCGCCGCTTTTTCTCACTCAGGCGCTGCTGCCGTCGATGGCCGCCGGCGCACGCATCTTGCATGTGTCTTCGGGCGCAGCGCACCGGCCGCTGGTCGGTTGGGGGCCTTATTGCATCGCCAAGAGCGCACTGCATATGCTCTATCAATGCTGGCGCGAAGAGTTGCGTGCCCGTCACATTCTGGTCGGCAGTGCCCGCCCCGGCGTGGTGGATACTCCGATGCAGGCCGAAATCCGCGCGCTGGACGAAGCCACCTTCCCGGAGGTGGACACTTTTCGCAAGCTCAAGGATAACGGCCAGCTCAGCAGCCCGGACACCGTGGGGCGCTTTCTCACTTGGCTGCTGCTCGAGGCCGATGCCGAGCAATTTTGCGCGCAGGAAAACGATATCCGCGATGCCGCCTTGGCGCGTCGCTGGCAAGGCGGCTGA